From one Streptomyces sp. Q6 genomic stretch:
- a CDS encoding TetR family transcriptional regulator: METTQRTEQRADQRSAAERRRRELLEAADRVVLRDGPGASMNAIAAEAGITKPILYRHFGDKGGLYAALATRHTDALLASLRAALDAPAERRERVEATLDTYLAAIEARPQVYRFLMHPAEGSPGDSGFDVGRHSAPLLRRMGEELAEVIEERVDLGPASQQLARVWGHGIVGMMHAAGDWWLGDRPCTRAELVQGLADLLWGRLAAAGDKAGGPGF, translated from the coding sequence ATGGAGACCACACAGCGGACCGAGCAGCGCGCGGATCAACGGTCCGCGGCCGAGCGCCGGCGGCGTGAGCTGCTCGAGGCCGCGGACCGCGTGGTGCTCCGGGACGGCCCGGGTGCGTCGATGAACGCGATCGCGGCCGAGGCCGGGATCACCAAGCCGATCCTCTACCGGCACTTCGGCGACAAGGGCGGCCTCTACGCGGCCCTCGCCACCCGCCACACGGACGCGCTGCTCGCCTCGCTGCGGGCCGCTCTCGACGCCCCCGCCGAGCGGCGTGAGCGCGTGGAGGCCACGCTCGACACCTACCTCGCGGCGATCGAGGCCAGGCCGCAGGTCTACCGGTTCCTGATGCATCCGGCGGAGGGTTCCCCCGGCGACTCCGGGTTCGACGTCGGCCGACACTCCGCCCCGCTGCTCCGTCGCATGGGCGAGGAACTGGCCGAGGTCATCGAGGAGCGCGTGGACCTCGGGCCCGCGAGTCAGCAACTCGCGCGCGTATGGGGGCACGGGATCGTCGGGATGATGCACGCCGCGGGCGACTGGTGGCTCGGGGACCGGCCGTGCACGCGGGCCGAACTGGTCCAGGGACTCGCCGACCTCCTGTGGGGACGGCTCGCCGCCGCGGGCGACAAGGCCGGCGGCCCGGGATTCTGA
- the def gene encoding peptide deformylase, producing MRHGSIPGASGRVRPLTLLGDPVLHQPCADVTDFGPSLARLVEDMFATMYAAQGVGLAANQVGEALRVFVYDCEDDDDVRHVGHVVNPRLVAADGVVVRGPEGCLSLPGLEAGTPRFDHARVEGQDVHGDPVVVHGTGWFARCLQHECDHVEGRTYTDRVTGWRRRRVLRQAARAPWAANNAAR from the coding sequence ATGCGACACGGCTCGATCCCGGGCGCCTCAGGGCGCGTACGACCCCTGACCCTGCTCGGTGACCCCGTGCTCCATCAACCGTGCGCGGACGTCACGGACTTCGGCCCTTCGCTCGCGCGGCTGGTGGAGGACATGTTCGCCACCATGTACGCGGCGCAGGGCGTGGGTCTCGCGGCGAACCAAGTGGGCGAGGCGTTGCGGGTGTTCGTCTACGACTGCGAGGACGACGACGATGTACGGCACGTCGGCCACGTCGTGAACCCGCGACTCGTGGCGGCGGACGGCGTGGTGGTGCGCGGTCCCGAGGGCTGTCTGTCGCTGCCGGGTCTGGAGGCCGGCACGCCGCGCTTCGACCACGCGCGCGTGGAGGGGCAGGACGTGCACGGCGACCCGGTGGTCGTCCATGGAACGGGGTGGTTCGCGCGCTGCCTCCAGCACGAGTGCGACCACGTGGAGGGCCGCACGTACACGGACCGGGTCACCGGATGGCGCAGGCGCCGGGTGCTGCGTCAGGCGGCGCGGGCGCCGTGGGCGGCGAACAACGCGGCGCGGTAG